TTCTCtcgtatttttttgcttgtGCGACTCTTTATTTGAGTGGTGTCGTCACGGATGGCTTGCAGCGTATTACgcaatggaaatttttaccaaattgTTACATCTAGGACCTAGGTTGTCTGTCTGTTGCACGTGGCCTGGTATGGTATGGTATACCGTTGGGCCTGTGCAAGTTAACGTGTGGTGAACGAATAGGCGAACCGCAAATAGGTTTAACCTCTGGGCATAATGATTTCAGTAGACTGAGCTAGGTCATTTAACTTTGAAGATAAATTAAAGCTAACAGCAAGCGTTGATGAAAACCTAGCTTATATAGCTATTTGAAAAATAGGTAGCCCTATTTGTGTGTAGCCTAAAAATGAAGTATAGGCCTACCAACCAGACAGGAAACTACCGTAACTTTTCACCAGAAATCGTGCTGCAAAGGCCTCAAGCTAAACagagttttttgttgttttggaaGCTAGGcccataaagttttaaaagaaaatctttaTCTGTACTTTATTGCTAGATGGAGTTTGACGGTTTTGACATACAATTTTCAGTTGTGCAACTAGGCTATGTGAGTATTTAacgaaaaatttaaacatatcTGAAGAAACTGAACATTTGCTGCAAGGTAGGCAAATTTGTATTAAGTCTATTTTGGTCTGTTTATAGGTTTTAACTACTTATAGTCTTACAGGCTCATTGcttgcaatataaaatgttgtatcTTTTTGTACTAAATTTGGTAGTAATGTGGAAAAAGTGACTAGCTGACGTTAGCAGATTTTActttggctgccactatttcaccagaaaaaattaATAGTTCAAAGTTAATTATCGCAGCTTCTTGTTAACATAGCGTTAATGTTTCGCTGCAGGTTGCCGAGTTTTGAAAAAGCCATATTGGTGAATAGCTAGCCGGTTACGCAATTGGTGTTTTCCTACTTAGTAAATGGCAGCCTGTGCAGTAGAGATGTATTTTACCGGccgccgtttaccgaagttaAAAAAGACGAACATGGTTAACTGGAATTTCGCTATTCagtaaattgaaatatacgctaattttcaacttaaaacaacGCACTAATTTGTCcgtaaattaacctaaaactaatccctTCTCACCCAAAGTCTTACTTTtcatgattaaattactaagctaGGCCGCCAATTGAAATGAAACGCTATTTTTCAattcaaaattacaatttaatgatcattaatttttcaatttttcacagCATCATTTTAGCTCCTGCATTTGTTGGATTTATATTATAGCTATTTGATATGTTTTCCTGTTCTTTTGACTGTAACTGGAAAAGCAATGATCTCAACAACGTCTGAAGAATATAACATCAAGCAACATAACTGAGAGTAAGCAAGCAACTTTCTACTTTGGCGTAAGGTTAACGTGCTAGGATTTTGAAACTGACTCTCAACAAAAAGATGACAGTTCTGGAGTCATGGCTTTCTATACGTCATGTACTGTTGTTGCAAATTGCTTACATCTGGTTTTTTGGTTACATTATATTCCATATGgtcaattaattatatattgaTTAATTCACGAAGCTATACAaccttgataattttattgtgCTCATGTTCTTCTGCACTAAACACGATTTCCTTTTCTGATTGTTGTGTAAGTAAGTCGTTTGCTTTTTCACtggcttcagtttttattttctatgcAGACAAACTTCACACAATTCACATGCTGGAAAAGTTGCTTCCGCCATTAAACTTCCGCAGAAAGGGTTGTCAGTCACAATCGCAtgctatttttcaatttgctgGGGTAAGTGATAGTGGCGGTTTGTGTTCGCATGACAACGTGTAATTTTTAACACCTTGctgtattgaaataatttttgaacttTAAATTTTAGGCCGGCACGGACCCAACAAACTTTGCCGTCCACAAAGATTCTGGACTGACTCGACCATTCCTTTTAGCCGTGGGCAACAGCACCCAACCTGATCAATATTACATTGTTGCCGATTTTTCTGTCATTTATGTTGGAAATGACGTGGTGCGTGCTTTGTACCGCTTGTTCTCTTCGTTTTGGGTATGTAATATCTCCTACTACCCCAGACTTGCACCATTCTACAATCTTCTTGAAGTGCTGGTTATAAACAAAACCCCAGTgtgctcagttaaaactgttCTTGCTGCCATCAATGGTGTGCAAAACACTGCATGTATTGGTGATACTGTAGATTGAGTTTTCAAAGTGCATTTTTAAGTGAAGTGAAATTAAAATTCGCTGAAGTCATGTGAGTAATAAATTCCACTGCATAAAATTTGGAAGCTGGCTGCTATTCTACCTTTTATATAGAGTGAACGTCAGTGAAGTTTTGTTACTTTGAAAAGAGTCAGATGTCGTTCACTCTTTCAAAGAGAGGGTGGATCTTTGAGTCACCAAAGAGTCAGTTGTGTGTCACTTGTTATAAGAGTGACCGTCACTCTTATCACGAGTGAGCAAGTGTTACTTTCAAAAGAGTCAGATACGTCGACTCTTTCAAAGTAAGGGAGGATCTTTGAGTCACCAAAGAgtcagtttttttttagagTGAAGATATATGTCCTGGCATAGTAGAGTTCACGAAAAAGTTTATGACCGACTGCAGACAATTGTCTGAAAGGATCATGGATTCACTTTCGATAGGAATGGAATTGAAAGAGGAAAGTGATCTAAGGAAATGTCATCAACGCATCCACAACCAAGGAAACATCTCTTATCTGCGTCTAAATTATTATGGTTCGGCagacaaattttgtttacggCCCGGACAAATTCGTCTTGGAGAACATACTgatttttcaacatttacaCTGTTGTTTCAAGACAATGTTGGAGGATTGCAATTAGAACGTCATGGGATTTTTTTCGACGCATTCCCTCTTCAAGATGCTATTCTCATCATGGCAGGAGACAGCTTGAATTTTCTGTCGTGTGGTCAGTTGAAAGCGGCAATACACAGAGTCATTGTACCTGAAGATGAAGTACGACAGAATTTGACACGTCACTCTTTCGCTTATTTGGTAGATCCTGACAACGATGCTGTAATAAATCGTCCATTGCTTTAAAAAGATGAAAAGGAAAATGAAGCACGTTTCAAATGTTTACCACCTCCACTCACTTTCGGAGAGTACATACGTGAAAGATATTCTAAAATCCGTGTTCCAATTAAATAGATTAACAATACGAAATATCGCAGAACACTTTAGGAACAATTTAACCTCCTACAATCAGTTAAAGCCATATGAAATGTAAAAGTAAATTTGTAGACTGTGTAAGAAAATCATTTTGTGAGTTTTTTAGTACATCTTATAAGCTTCACTGAATTGTGGAAATTAGAAAATGGGATTTAAAATCCAAGCTACAAGTTTGTACAAGCTACTGTACTGTAATAGTTAACGCAATAGCTACTGtaataataatgtaaataGCTATCTCAGTTTTTTCTGCTGCTTATTTTTTCTGCAACCCATGTGACGTTAAACAAGATTTCAGTGTTGATGGAAACTCTGTTTTCAATCATCCTGAAAAGCTTCCTGAAGATATATGTCCTGGAATGTTAGAGTTCACTAAAAGGTTTATGACCGACTGCAGAAAATTGTCTGAAAGGATCATGGGTTCACTTTCAATGGGAATGGAACTGACAAAAGAGATTTATTTGAATACTTATCATCATATT
The Clavelina lepadiformis chromosome 4, kaClaLepa1.1, whole genome shotgun sequence DNA segment above includes these coding regions:
- the LOC143452613 gene encoding uncharacterized protein LOC143452613, which produces MLEKLLPPLNFRRKGCQSQSHAIFQFAGAGTDPTNFAVHKDSGLTRPFLLAVGNSTQPDQYYIVADFSVIYVGNDVVRALYRLFSSFWVCNISYYPRLAPFYNLLEVLVINKTPVCSVKTVLAAINGVQNTACIGDTVD